Proteins encoded by one window of Porphyromonas vaginalis:
- a CDS encoding WbqC family protein yields the protein MVVLPTAYAPSVAYMSYLLDSSTRIEAHEYYQKQTYRNRCAIVGAEGVMKLSIPVLAGSSQQCPIQSVQIAEHDNWRHKHWYTIETCYGASPYYEYYAPDLAKLYLDKARRSTSLYQHNQRLITHICQLIHLPYQWQETEQYVGTSADLCSQLLPPITTASTATEKAIASVPYYQVFAGSLGFIANLSILDLLFNMGPESLLVLRQLHDQLSGISLL from the coding sequence ATGGTAGTACTCCCCACGGCATACGCTCCCTCAGTCGCCTATATGAGCTATCTACTGGACAGCTCCACGCGTATAGAGGCACACGAGTACTATCAGAAGCAGACCTACCGCAATCGCTGCGCCATCGTAGGTGCCGAGGGGGTGATGAAACTCTCTATCCCCGTCCTAGCGGGCTCCTCACAGCAGTGCCCTATCCAGTCGGTGCAGATCGCGGAACATGACAACTGGCGACACAAGCACTGGTACACCATAGAGACCTGCTACGGCGCATCACCTTACTACGAGTACTACGCTCCCGACCTAGCAAAACTCTACCTCGACAAAGCGCGCCGATCCACATCGCTCTATCAGCACAATCAGCGGCTCATCACGCACATCTGCCAACTCATCCACCTTCCCTACCAGTGGCAAGAGACGGAGCAATATGTCGGCACCTCAGCTGACCTGTGCTCACAGCTTCTGCCACCCATCACCACCGCCAGCACAGCGACCGAAAAGGCTATCGCCTCCGTTCCGTACTACCAAGTCTTCGCCGGGTCGCTCGGCTTCATCGCCAATCTCAGTATCCTAGACCTGCTCTTCAATATGGGTCCCGAGTCGCTCCTCGTCTTGCGGCAGCTCCACGACCAGCTATCGGGCATCTCGCTTCTCTAG
- a CDS encoding S26 family signal peptidase, whose amino-acid sequence MASHSDIATKRRATWLRWVLPMIMVGLIIVGRLFFFVYRQPTPSGTSYHLMSRIAQPHRGDNVLLTLTADSLAGSKLMLRVVGEPSDTLRFTEGKLLVLGKRGRQTFIMPLPQPLQQSTYEVILAPDEYWLLAKPPLTAETIDSRHLGPIHCSEITATIIW is encoded by the coding sequence ATGGCCAGCCACTCTGACATAGCGACGAAGAGACGAGCCACCTGGCTACGCTGGGTACTTCCGATGATCATGGTAGGACTCATCATCGTCGGACGTCTCTTCTTCTTTGTCTATCGCCAGCCCACACCTAGCGGTACTAGCTACCACCTGATGAGCCGCATCGCACAGCCACATCGAGGCGACAATGTGCTCCTCACGCTAACAGCCGACAGCTTAGCTGGGAGCAAACTCATGCTACGAGTTGTGGGCGAGCCAAGCGATACCCTGCGCTTTACCGAGGGCAAGCTCCTGGTCCTGGGCAAGCGTGGCCGGCAAACCTTTATCATGCCACTCCCCCAGCCTTTACAGCAAAGCACTTACGAAGTGATCTTGGCTCCAGATGAATACTGGCTTCTAGCCAAGCCCCCGCTCACGGCAGAGACGATAGACTCGCGCCACCTCGGACCAATCCACTGCTCAGAGATCACAGCGACCATAATATGGTAG
- a CDS encoding PIN domain-containing protein, producing MTDNIKLSNYKSFFADQVKEAIEEQQKINRLQMRDLFKKGELSLAYVDSIQSETGMIILKCPHCMAPRLKVQKGVCIIKKGAKQALGVHVTEWTCRWEEFVSNKDFHSPGSDMTPMYYMHTGDPDYDYVACSGFSFKLYDILSKALADGKSLSLIVHNPFPPVEYYRDLSNYIDAFSSNKELNLEPTINYEEWDPEELAFDEQKPTSISDTIIDTLANEHCCIVQGPPGTGKSYTIASIISSYLDASKAVCVTTMANKGLIELIKQKPLQKHVKQGRVSKTNLSIDERKQVPGIKEATADLQVPRGELLCATNYQLASVYSEKKKALYGLPQYDLVVIEEASQAFLTTIVAFKQLGINCLIVGDPMQLPPIVKLNNPQYNSWNISTQVEGLKTVALGSQITSYRIITTFRLTSRSATLTKLFYGNRFVSVKKEYLDFSDANSPLFPTRGGVIYHCTFDARNGVYSDKANLIIQSVIDTMESHYPTRSLAIITPFRESVKELQKRFCTSDIELDITIETIDRIQGMTVDYAVFYIPGRNPGFALEDRRFNVATSRSLSTTLIISDIPLHEFHTVSPTVLQFIDNCDKYDGGIKVIPNNKIEATQITEPSQTMEETTKSEVSTPTIGVKVVGKIDLSKFERTKKELSSNKKNYYIIDTNVFVNCPDIISKIDKKYPIILSAKVTDELDKMKIKLSDEGKRNAEKALRNLNNETQHEIIYEFANTALLPEDFDKRSPDNMIISVALKYKDQNPIMLTSDNGLQLKSKILGFKTLSLKSFLRQ from the coding sequence ATGACAGACAATATCAAGCTTTCCAACTATAAGTCATTCTTTGCAGACCAAGTAAAGGAGGCAATCGAGGAGCAACAAAAGATAAACCGCTTGCAGATGCGAGACCTGTTCAAAAAAGGCGAGCTGTCTCTTGCTTATGTAGACTCCATTCAGAGCGAGACAGGTATGATTATCCTTAAATGCCCCCATTGTATGGCTCCTCGCTTGAAAGTCCAAAAAGGTGTGTGCATAATAAAGAAAGGTGCAAAGCAGGCATTAGGTGTGCACGTTACAGAGTGGACATGCCGCTGGGAGGAGTTCGTAAGCAATAAGGACTTCCATTCTCCCGGTTCTGACATGACCCCGATGTACTATATGCATACTGGTGACCCCGATTATGACTATGTTGCATGCTCTGGATTTAGCTTTAAGTTGTATGACATATTATCAAAGGCATTGGCTGATGGTAAAAGTCTTTCACTTATAGTTCACAACCCATTTCCTCCTGTAGAGTATTATCGCGACCTATCCAACTATATAGATGCGTTCTCTTCAAACAAGGAACTTAACCTTGAACCAACTATCAATTATGAAGAGTGGGATCCCGAGGAACTTGCATTTGATGAGCAGAAGCCAACAAGTATCTCTGACACTATCATAGATACACTCGCCAATGAACATTGCTGTATCGTACAAGGTCCTCCAGGCACTGGTAAGAGTTATACCATAGCGTCGATTATTTCTTCATACCTTGATGCTAGTAAAGCTGTTTGTGTCACCACTATGGCGAACAAAGGTCTCATAGAGCTTATTAAACAGAAGCCACTCCAGAAGCATGTCAAGCAAGGCCGTGTCAGTAAGACAAACCTCTCTATTGACGAGCGAAAGCAAGTACCTGGAATAAAAGAGGCTACTGCTGATTTACAAGTTCCAAGAGGCGAACTGCTTTGTGCCACAAATTATCAATTGGCGAGCGTTTATAGTGAGAAGAAGAAGGCCCTGTACGGATTACCACAATATGATCTAGTAGTCATAGAAGAGGCCTCTCAGGCCTTCCTTACAACTATCGTGGCTTTTAAGCAGTTAGGCATAAATTGCTTGATTGTGGGCGACCCTATGCAGTTGCCACCTATTGTGAAACTAAACAATCCACAATATAATTCGTGGAATATCTCAACTCAAGTGGAAGGATTAAAAACGGTGGCGTTAGGGTCTCAGATTACGTCATATCGTATTATTACGACATTTCGTCTTACAAGTCGTTCAGCTACTCTTACCAAGCTTTTCTACGGCAACCGCTTTGTGTCAGTAAAGAAAGAATACCTTGACTTTTCAGATGCTAATAGTCCTCTTTTTCCAACTAGAGGAGGTGTCATATACCATTGTACTTTTGATGCTCGCAATGGGGTGTATTCCGATAAAGCAAATCTAATCATCCAAAGTGTGATTGATACGATGGAGAGTCATTATCCAACACGATCATTGGCGATTATTACACCATTTCGTGAATCTGTCAAAGAGTTGCAAAAACGATTTTGCACATCTGACATAGAGTTGGACATAACCATTGAGACCATTGATCGGATCCAAGGCATGACAGTTGATTATGCAGTTTTTTATATCCCTGGGCGCAACCCTGGATTTGCGCTTGAAGACCGTCGCTTCAATGTCGCAACGAGCCGTTCGCTTAGCACCACACTCATCATTTCTGACATCCCTTTACACGAATTCCATACAGTATCACCAACAGTCTTACAATTTATTGATAACTGCGACAAGTATGATGGAGGCATAAAGGTTATTCCCAATAACAAGATTGAAGCCACTCAAATTACAGAACCAAGCCAAACTATGGAGGAAACGACTAAATCAGAAGTTTCTACTCCAACAATTGGAGTAAAAGTAGTCGGAAAGATTGACTTATCAAAGTTTGAACGCACTAAAAAAGAGCTAAGCTCGAACAAGAAGAACTATTACATCATAGACACGAATGTCTTTGTAAATTGTCCGGACATCATCAGTAAGATTGATAAGAAATATCCTATCATTTTGTCTGCCAAGGTCACAGATGAACTCGATAAGATGAAGATAAAGTTGAGTGACGAAGGTAAACGCAATGCAGAGAAAGCTCTTCGTAATCTGAACAACGAGACACAACATGAGATTATCTACGAGTTTGCCAACACCGCTCTCTTGCCAGAAGACTTTGACAAGCGTTCACCTGATAACATGATTATATCAGTAGCATTAAAATATAAAGATCAAAACCCTATCATGCTAACATCGGACAATGGATTACAGCTCAAATCGAAAATTCTTGGGTTCAAAACTCTCTCCTTGAAATCTTTTCTTAGACAATAA
- a CDS encoding sacsin N-terminal ATP-binding-like domain-containing protein: MQDHPIKESKRHNTQRKGITYANSKAAESVKRRLRLENNQFIGQFAPQKHEGWYTIRDIRNTDFIKIEDKERGIKNLSISFRSDEDFKRFAYYKFTWVLLETDPFKFGIDLHKEVTPVWQKAIVSSLYNGIMRYPAGAAKKIVRSLDTLKKQLTQSGKEVFIYELLQNANDYPRRTNNNEYQALPVEVEFHITKRYLIFQHTGDYFNPKNIAAICDINDGEKADNSEVIGYKGIGFKTVFLDSDYVLLNSGKYSFRFDKSATDVINTPWQILPIWTEYNKIDPDIKSIFLRHPNDEFRVKFALRPRDAEILMDEDRDDNYVDLFTDVFDSERVILFIPNIKKVSIFIEGKQEPIIREKDNKDWCVSDALVDDIPEEITDKINDVLANPDSLRSDGYEKIPEKYRNFRKTAVKFACRKDGRKLMPVDDAILYCYLPAKRADWGFNFLMNTDMVPNGQRDDIEDIELNHVIARIAGKQFFYWIKQLIESKKYDLDSIFALIPDFDECKKRRVYKTFIEEFQEEFEKLIKEEPFVPCVDKNGEQTFECIDNIINDMTGMTANGVISDKDFIILMELGDYSLPVDELRQSEAFMDFLYKHSPSSLDVKVDAVVKKCEETNFQTWLTVPENNTRFIRHWLSEDELNEFAKKNIFIEYKGNLFTAGSLYYDFDANCSGIGFLRRFIPHLCDASRISFEEDCNWKAFADEYFRAFSAASMITTFILSDKDAMERLTVPENSVAFYRYLSANDVNLKADGRKVPYITEDGKVSTDYTNYRYFFNDDAYDLIQEVWMGDNIVNILSHIYFEGLSVEEKEKLATIFDYLGFKKFTTESFITDVIVSDTNFQAKVNATIENNYGANKAFVDYVFHGDAELKGNSFKDYVLLCADIKGNDIYLCNDKVRYFNQEALEQNSSYADNISHIWMQESMMYALSNAYFDGYEKEDAKKLESFLRQQFGVKTFTDKSFFTDVVIKNKEGIYPTLVDEATMLTFLKYLKRDADRIFDGSMSFNNIKDMPLLAYNGSVIKSREADIQYLEYNEDAKTLYEKAWCPKTYVVLAQSYTDDFSQDVLQFFKIAKFDINAITDILARSAHLRQSINDVANNIDFWRWVKTNQKQIAAVDKFEAIPLLDTNDVITANTSLYISDSYQKEQIEDLVTKYVKTAKFVSSAYIGTNNESEKVEWLKLFKTLGLKSDNKDILFSDILPNLASLEAESLDSVIAMMTKHLKDLKDNWEERRQQIVQLRVRTQSGEYKTLKQALIVHVDEASISEPFKYITLSDEVHPDIAKKNKELLLLISEEYNNRNLITTKQRWIEAKVKDYLAKFADDESSISDIHIQFVREVAKIQNEYNIDKDLRKQIKYLVKSTETTYKFANELTLGSAYSPTCDFEGNGVAELSYLSDAYIFEDNKDIIKSYFKAEGLHQNMTLDDLKFLDNRTFACYFWAECFSRRWSEYETWIEKGAFNNVVCIPTENSVQKPELLYAPHIAGYAVRAKAPQWQEKVPCKAIIDSIDNRDARELFEKINFLKTLSFEDCLYYLARVTHPRDKESYFRKTVINWMLSSPNQDETLVDNYRKTPTAEWRNGKGQKKHITELYAIHPDATQERNIFRGDEFVMGTSAFPTDSDPFVKVCDMLKIKCLTSSDFVATPIGKQDETEEMVAILRPRLLILSAIENPVRFQELYERYNTKLSQYHFVVCERIDLGYDTIHNDVERIYNDDNHLYYVSSWKHNRTFTKFCSRLKQLVGFDVYDNVCEDVLDDSVTVEACIEKYCSSLTYDEKFRACLKSLGLTINIEPEKAEPVDTETDYYSDTTNDSANLATEETADTLTEDPQIDSTKVVSVNDNPSVSNTDVMARPADEPEVEEEDDAETTPTSQAPTQAESQRPASDSRLQQQRTDSPAGYATSSTTEDEADDDLEQYDTYEQVDEGEIDNDDYEEVDETEDVEVDDDVDTTDKEEARSAQNQTSGTSHSPSNKPHKDYDPDRNGYMGSVDKDKDYQPVGDRPYKPRTRKHLKNFTHEEIERLRSHGTPLELESLRPTREEIDLLAQCNIKPDQIADTNYLAQLRLYQNLKNEMHAEPEETMEEFVRNASDVTVHKLKDGRYIHTCSAARGVMYVSPSVWNNVVNGRWSICVYLDGQGKNFHFINNAEEFLKLVEKDDVVIKITGKEKVAVIKALYGGLLEGVKGTAYTLIRVASRTNMDAVFAHYVGAMAEAEDGNDDYDDNDY; the protein is encoded by the coding sequence ATGCAGGATCATCCAATAAAAGAGTCAAAACGACATAACACTCAACGCAAGGGCATTACGTATGCAAATTCAAAAGCTGCAGAAAGTGTCAAACGAAGATTGCGTCTCGAAAACAATCAGTTTATTGGTCAGTTTGCACCACAAAAGCATGAAGGATGGTACACGATAAGAGACATCCGTAATACTGACTTCATAAAGATTGAGGACAAGGAACGTGGCATCAAAAATCTATCAATATCATTTAGAAGCGATGAAGACTTTAAGCGTTTTGCTTATTACAAATTCACATGGGTGCTACTTGAGACAGATCCTTTCAAGTTTGGTATTGACTTGCACAAAGAAGTAACGCCAGTATGGCAGAAAGCGATTGTGAGCAGCCTTTACAATGGCATAATGCGTTATCCTGCAGGTGCCGCGAAGAAGATTGTTCGTTCACTAGACACTCTCAAAAAGCAGCTCACACAGAGTGGCAAAGAAGTGTTCATCTATGAGCTTTTGCAGAATGCTAATGACTATCCTCGTCGTACTAATAATAACGAGTATCAAGCCTTACCTGTTGAAGTGGAATTTCATATTACAAAGCGGTATCTAATATTCCAGCATACGGGCGACTATTTCAATCCTAAGAACATTGCAGCCATTTGCGATATAAATGATGGCGAAAAGGCAGACAATTCAGAAGTCATTGGATATAAAGGCATTGGCTTTAAGACCGTATTCCTTGACAGCGACTACGTGCTTCTAAACTCAGGTAAGTATTCTTTTAGATTTGACAAGTCAGCTACTGATGTGATCAACACCCCATGGCAGATACTACCTATTTGGACAGAGTATAATAAAATAGACCCTGATATAAAGTCGATATTTCTCCGGCATCCTAATGATGAGTTTAGAGTGAAGTTTGCACTTCGACCAAGAGATGCGGAAATACTAATGGACGAAGATAGAGACGATAACTATGTCGATTTATTCACAGATGTGTTCGACTCAGAACGTGTCATATTATTCATCCCAAACATCAAGAAGGTAAGCATCTTTATTGAAGGTAAGCAAGAGCCGATTATACGCGAAAAAGACAATAAAGACTGGTGTGTTTCGGATGCTCTTGTTGATGATATACCAGAGGAAATCACCGATAAGATAAACGATGTTTTAGCAAATCCCGATTCACTTCGTTCTGATGGTTATGAGAAAATCCCAGAGAAGTATAGAAACTTCCGTAAGACCGCGGTAAAGTTTGCCTGCAGGAAAGACGGACGCAAGTTAATGCCCGTTGATGATGCCATATTGTATTGCTACCTTCCAGCGAAGCGTGCTGATTGGGGCTTCAATTTCCTAATGAACACCGATATGGTGCCAAATGGCCAACGTGATGATATTGAGGACATCGAACTCAATCACGTTATTGCTCGTATTGCCGGTAAACAGTTCTTTTATTGGATCAAGCAACTTATTGAAAGCAAAAAATACGACCTTGACTCTATCTTTGCACTTATCCCAGACTTTGATGAGTGCAAGAAGAGACGCGTGTATAAGACGTTTATAGAGGAGTTCCAGGAAGAATTTGAAAAGCTCATAAAAGAAGAGCCTTTTGTTCCATGCGTGGACAAGAATGGTGAACAAACCTTTGAATGCATCGACAATATTATTAACGACATGACTGGCATGACAGCGAACGGAGTCATTTCTGACAAAGACTTCATAATTCTTATGGAGTTGGGTGACTACTCCTTGCCAGTTGATGAGTTAAGACAATCGGAGGCATTCATGGATTTCTTGTACAAGCATTCTCCTTCAAGCCTTGATGTAAAGGTTGATGCTGTTGTAAAGAAATGTGAGGAAACTAATTTCCAGACATGGTTGACAGTTCCCGAGAACAATACACGATTTATAAGACATTGGTTGAGTGAGGATGAACTAAACGAGTTTGCAAAGAAAAATATATTTATTGAATACAAAGGCAATTTGTTTACAGCAGGAAGTCTCTACTATGATTTCGACGCTAATTGTAGTGGAATAGGATTTCTGCGCAGGTTTATTCCACATCTTTGCGATGCTTCAAGAATTAGTTTTGAAGAAGATTGCAACTGGAAGGCATTTGCTGATGAGTATTTCCGGGCATTCTCTGCAGCTTCAATGATTACTACTTTCATTCTTTCCGATAAAGATGCCATGGAACGGCTCACCGTGCCAGAGAACTCGGTAGCATTCTATCGTTACCTATCAGCAAATGATGTGAATCTAAAGGCTGATGGCAGAAAAGTCCCATATATCACAGAGGATGGCAAAGTGAGCACCGACTACACCAATTATCGTTATTTCTTCAATGACGATGCTTACGACCTGATTCAAGAAGTTTGGATGGGCGATAATATTGTCAACATTCTGTCTCACATCTATTTTGAGGGCTTGTCTGTTGAAGAGAAAGAGAAGCTAGCCACCATTTTTGATTATCTCGGATTCAAGAAATTCACTACGGAATCATTCATCACTGATGTAATTGTTAGCGATACTAATTTCCAAGCAAAAGTTAATGCTACTATAGAGAATAACTATGGAGCCAACAAGGCTTTTGTTGATTACGTGTTTCATGGTGATGCAGAGCTGAAAGGAAACAGTTTCAAAGATTACGTCTTGCTTTGTGCTGATATTAAGGGCAACGATATTTACCTTTGTAACGATAAGGTGCGCTACTTCAATCAAGAGGCACTCGAACAGAATAGCTCCTATGCAGATAATATAAGTCATATATGGATGCAAGAAAGTATGATGTATGCGCTTTCGAATGCATATTTTGATGGCTATGAAAAGGAAGACGCAAAGAAATTGGAGTCATTCTTGCGTCAGCAGTTTGGTGTAAAAACTTTTACGGACAAATCTTTCTTTACAGATGTTGTTATCAAGAATAAGGAGGGTATCTACCCTACTCTTGTAGATGAAGCTACGATGCTGACCTTCTTGAAGTATTTGAAGCGAGATGCAGATAGGATTTTTGATGGCAGTATGAGCTTCAACAACATCAAGGATATGCCGTTGCTTGCCTATAATGGAAGCGTAATAAAATCAAGAGAAGCAGATATCCAGTATCTTGAATATAACGAAGATGCTAAAACACTGTATGAAAAAGCCTGGTGCCCAAAGACGTATGTTGTACTCGCTCAGAGCTACACAGATGACTTCTCACAAGATGTACTTCAATTTTTTAAGATCGCAAAATTTGACATCAATGCGATAACCGACATTCTCGCACGGAGTGCACACTTGCGCCAATCAATAAACGATGTGGCAAACAACATTGATTTCTGGCGTTGGGTAAAAACAAACCAAAAGCAGATTGCTGCGGTTGACAAGTTCGAGGCGATTCCTTTGCTCGACACAAACGATGTCATAACTGCCAACACATCGCTTTATATCTCTGACTCATATCAAAAAGAACAGATAGAGGATTTAGTAACCAAATATGTAAAGACAGCCAAGTTTGTGTCTTCAGCATACATTGGAACTAACAACGAGAGTGAGAAGGTGGAGTGGTTGAAGCTCTTCAAGACATTAGGTCTTAAATCTGATAATAAGGACATCTTATTCTCTGACATTCTGCCTAATCTTGCTTCGCTTGAGGCAGAGTCTTTGGATTCGGTTATTGCGATGATGACCAAGCATCTAAAGGATTTAAAGGACAACTGGGAAGAAAGAAGACAGCAAATTGTCCAACTTCGAGTACGCACTCAATCTGGCGAGTATAAGACTCTCAAACAAGCCTTAATCGTTCATGTGGATGAAGCCTCTATTTCTGAACCATTCAAGTATATTACCCTATCCGACGAGGTGCATCCAGACATCGCGAAGAAAAACAAAGAGTTGTTACTGCTTATCTCTGAGGAATACAATAATCGCAATCTTATCACTACAAAGCAAAGGTGGATTGAAGCGAAGGTGAAGGATTATCTTGCTAAATTTGCTGACGATGAAAGTAGTATTTCCGACATTCATATCCAGTTTGTGCGTGAGGTTGCCAAAATACAGAATGAGTACAACATCGACAAGGACCTTCGGAAACAGATCAAATATCTTGTAAAGTCTACAGAGACAACCTACAAGTTTGCTAATGAACTGACACTTGGATCTGCTTATTCTCCAACGTGTGACTTTGAGGGGAATGGTGTGGCAGAGCTATCATATCTTTCTGACGCATATATCTTTGAGGATAATAAGGATATCATCAAGTCATACTTCAAAGCAGAAGGCTTGCATCAGAATATGACGCTTGATGATTTGAAGTTCCTTGATAATCGCACATTTGCATGCTACTTCTGGGCAGAATGCTTCTCTCGTCGCTGGTCAGAATACGAAACTTGGATAGAGAAAGGGGCCTTCAATAATGTTGTATGCATCCCAACAGAGAATTCTGTCCAGAAGCCGGAGTTGTTGTATGCACCTCACATAGCTGGTTATGCTGTTCGTGCCAAGGCACCTCAATGGCAAGAGAAGGTTCCTTGCAAAGCGATCATCGACTCTATTGATAATCGTGATGCTCGCGAATTATTTGAAAAGATCAACTTCCTTAAAACTCTCTCTTTTGAAGATTGCCTTTACTACCTTGCACGGGTTACACATCCAAGAGATAAGGAGTCTTATTTCCGTAAAACTGTGATAAATTGGATGCTTTCTTCGCCTAATCAAGATGAGACATTAGTTGACAACTATCGTAAAACGCCAACTGCAGAATGGCGTAATGGCAAGGGGCAGAAGAAGCATATTACGGAACTTTATGCTATTCATCCAGATGCAACGCAGGAAAGGAACATCTTCCGTGGTGATGAGTTTGTTATGGGAACAAGCGCATTTCCAACAGACAGTGATCCCTTTGTGAAAGTTTGCGACATGCTGAAGATAAAATGTCTGACAAGTTCTGATTTTGTGGCAACACCTATAGGCAAACAAGATGAAACTGAGGAGATGGTTGCCATACTTAGACCTCGTCTGCTTATCTTGTCGGCTATCGAGAACCCAGTTCGATTTCAAGAACTCTACGAACGCTATAATACAAAGCTGTCGCAGTATCATTTTGTTGTATGTGAAAGGATAGACCTAGGTTATGACACGATACATAATGATGTGGAGCGTATCTATAACGATGACAACCACCTTTATTATGTAAGCTCATGGAAGCATAATCGTACCTTTACAAAGTTCTGTAGTAGATTGAAGCAACTGGTAGGTTTTGACGTGTATGATAATGTATGTGAAGACGTTCTTGATGATAGTGTTACTGTAGAAGCATGCATCGAAAAGTATTGCTCTTCACTCACATACGATGAAAAATTCCGCGCTTGTCTTAAGTCCTTGGGTTTGACCATTAATATAGAGCCGGAGAAAGCAGAACCTGTCGATACCGAAACAGACTACTATAGTGATACTACGAATGATTCTGCAAATCTCGCTACAGAAGAAACGGCCGACACATTAACAGAAGACCCGCAAATTGACTCAACAAAAGTCGTTAGCGTGAATGATAATCCATCCGTTTCAAATACTGATGTAATGGCAAGACCTGCAGACGAGCCAGAAGTTGAAGAAGAAGATGATGCAGAAACAACGCCAACATCACAAGCTCCTACCCAAGCCGAATCGCAGCGACCTGCTTCTGACTCTCGTCTACAACAGCAACGTACAGACTCACCTGCTGGTTATGCAACTTCATCTACAACAGAGGATGAGGCAGATGATGATCTTGAACAGTATGATACTTACGAGCAGGTTGATGAAGGTGAAATTGATAACGATGATTATGAAGAAGTAGATGAAACGGAAGATGTAGAAGTTGACGATGATGTTGACACGACGGATAAGGAGGAAGCAAGGTCTGCCCAGAATCAAACTTCTGGCACATCTCACTCTCCTTCGAATAAGCCTCATAAAGATTACGATCCTGATAGAAATGGTTACATGGGGTCTGTTGATAAGGATAAGGACTATCAGCCAGTCGGAGACAGACCTTACAAGCCTCGCACTCGTAAGCATCTGAAGAATTTCACCCACGAGGAAATTGAGCGTCTTCGTTCGCATGGTACACCTCTCGAACTTGAGTCATTACGGCCAACAAGGGAAGAAATTGACCTCTTGGCTCAATGTAACATCAAGCCAGATCAGATTGCCGACACCAACTATCTTGCTCAGTTGCGTCTGTACCAGAACCTCAAAAATGAGATGCATGCAGAGCCTGAGGAGACGATGGAAGAGTTCGTGCGTAATGCGAGTGATGTAACTGTACACAAACTTAAAGATGGTAGATACATTCATACTTGTAGTGCGGCTCGTGGCGTAATGTACGTTTCTCCCTCAGTATGGAATAACGTAGTCAATGGTAGGTGGAGTATTTGCGTTTATCTTGATGGACAAGGCAAGAATTTCCACTTCATCAACAACGCCGAGGAATTCCTGAAACTCGTAGAAAAAGACGATGTTGTTATCAAGATTACCGGTAAGGAGAAAGTGGCTGTCATCAAGGCTCTCTACGGAGGATTGCTCGAAGGTGTCAAGGGTACTGCGTATACCTTAATACGTGTTGCTTCACGTACAAATATGGATGCCGTATTCGCTCACTATGTTGGTGCTATGGCAGAAGCAGAGGACGGCAATGATGATTACGACGACAACGACTACTGA